Proteins from a single region of Fundidesulfovibrio magnetotacticus:
- a CDS encoding P-loop ATPase, Sll1717 family, translated as MSLLSKLASQTKSVGLQHPTDKFVFGSPEAEAEATLESTVRLLDVFEDFLGVLPLLNTERFIIIGRKGSGKSAIAEYICAKADDDAESFASFVRHDLIGLYRSVLETKDKPAFSLYHLFEWVILITLLEFIFNNEALADDKEYGELKKFYEKNSGFIDKLGAEIVKTSKSSTFDIGVEYLKRFMTAKYKTRMDVQEARAPFYKILPSLKKAVLDILSSDISRRHENSYYVFFDDLDINFTINSDIDRTSLADLLRVVKDYNNNFFSKNNLQGKIVVLLRDDIIYSLNTSEADMSKIIHSYGIHLHWYDRETFYKNIGALPIKRFIDKRLSNAFSKLNIHWDDDAWLSFAGDSPTDYGLLKDIIDITFCRPRDMILLFDGVKNLKTSFPLQLQHLKKLIGWYCTKLMTETKNELVAFYSREQIEALMNTLKELSRGHEKGIFTLSDFELTARRCGYSGDTKRALELLFGYSMIGNIDKKTDNNTPNVYYKYREPSDAPYGIKLDMAFCIHKSLQRYFSRE; from the coding sequence ATGAGCCTATTGAGCAAACTTGCAAGCCAGACAAAGTCGGTAGGCCTACAACATCCAACGGATAAATTTGTATTCGGATCACCCGAAGCCGAAGCGGAAGCAACTCTAGAGTCAACCGTAAGGCTACTTGATGTATTCGAAGACTTTCTGGGGGTACTGCCCCTACTTAACACGGAAAGATTTATTATAATTGGACGCAAAGGCTCTGGGAAAAGTGCCATTGCTGAATACATTTGTGCAAAGGCTGACGACGACGCTGAGAGCTTTGCCTCATTTGTCAGACACGATCTGATCGGGCTATATCGTTCAGTTTTAGAAACAAAAGACAAACCAGCCTTCAGCCTATACCATCTATTCGAGTGGGTAATACTAATAACACTACTCGAATTCATATTCAACAACGAAGCACTGGCAGACGACAAAGAATACGGGGAACTCAAAAAATTCTACGAAAAAAACTCGGGATTCATTGACAAATTAGGCGCAGAAATCGTTAAAACATCAAAAAGCAGTACATTTGACATCGGAGTTGAATATCTAAAACGATTCATGACAGCAAAATACAAAACCCGAATGGACGTACAGGAGGCTCGTGCTCCATTCTACAAAATATTACCAAGCCTCAAGAAGGCAGTGCTTGACATTTTATCATCGGATATATCCCGCAGGCATGAAAACTCATACTATGTATTTTTTGACGACCTAGACATTAACTTTACCATCAACAGCGACATCGACAGAACGAGCTTAGCAGACTTACTCAGGGTAGTCAAAGACTACAACAATAATTTTTTCTCAAAAAACAATCTACAAGGGAAAATAGTAGTGCTACTAAGAGATGACATAATATACTCACTCAACACATCAGAGGCAGATATGTCGAAAATAATCCATTCATACGGAATCCACCTGCACTGGTATGACCGCGAAACGTTCTACAAAAACATTGGGGCACTACCAATAAAACGATTTATCGACAAAAGACTCTCCAATGCATTTTCGAAACTAAATATACATTGGGATGATGACGCATGGCTGTCTTTTGCGGGAGACAGCCCAACGGACTACGGGCTACTCAAAGACATTATTGACATAACATTCTGCCGACCGAGAGATATGATCTTGCTGTTTGACGGAGTTAAGAATTTAAAAACAAGTTTCCCCCTGCAACTACAGCACCTTAAAAAATTAATCGGTTGGTACTGCACAAAGCTAATGACCGAAACTAAGAACGAACTCGTTGCATTCTATTCCAGAGAACAAATCGAAGCCTTAATGAACACACTCAAAGAACTATCAAGAGGCCATGAAAAAGGTATCTTCACTCTTAGCGATTTTGAACTTACTGCTCGACGCTGTGGCTATTCTGGCGATACAAAACGTGCACTTGAACTACTATTTGGTTACTCTATGATTGGCAACATTGACAAAAAAACAGACAATAACACGCCGAATGTATACTATAAATACAGAGAGCCAAGCGACGCACCATACGGAATCAAGCTAGATATGGCCTTCTGCATACACAAATCCTTGCAACGCTATTTTTCTCGCGAATAA
- a CDS encoding linear amide C-N hydrolase translates to MKRGLFLFCCLVAAVFAWQGASYSCTSIRLKTEANDVVYARTMEFASFKSGVSVVPKGFKYQGTLPDGSQKGMRWTVKYGFVGMNYEGVPVVSDGMNEKGLVVGSLYIPGYVKYQPYSSGSASSTMAQYELNTWLLSAFATVEEVRKGIGAARVCQGPMGQTGATPLHFTVHDATGASLVIEYVDGALRLHDNPIGVLTNAPNFDWMIQNLSNYVNLSPDNAAGATFSGVNVTPFSQGSGLHGLPGDFTSPSRFVRMVALTQSTVPVKTVDAGIALAMTVINNVDIPIGAVRQKTDTGVVLEVTDWAVVADLSRKRYYYRTYENKNWRYVDLAKALAGAKTVMNISIDTPADYPEVSASARPMQP, encoded by the coding sequence ATGAAGCGAGGCCTGTTCCTGTTCTGCTGCCTGGTCGCCGCCGTGTTCGCGTGGCAGGGCGCGTCCTACTCCTGCACCAGCATCCGCCTGAAGACGGAGGCGAACGATGTGGTCTACGCGCGCACCATGGAGTTCGCGAGCTTCAAGTCCGGCGTCTCCGTGGTGCCCAAGGGATTCAAATACCAGGGAACGCTCCCGGACGGATCGCAGAAGGGCATGCGCTGGACCGTGAAGTACGGCTTCGTCGGTATGAACTACGAGGGCGTGCCCGTCGTCTCCGACGGCATGAACGAGAAGGGTCTGGTGGTCGGCAGCCTCTACATTCCTGGCTACGTGAAATACCAGCCGTATTCCTCTGGCAGCGCCTCGTCCACCATGGCCCAGTACGAGCTCAACACCTGGCTCCTCTCGGCCTTCGCCACCGTGGAGGAGGTCCGCAAGGGCATCGGCGCTGCGCGGGTCTGCCAGGGCCCCATGGGCCAGACCGGGGCCACCCCCCTGCACTTCACCGTGCACGACGCCACGGGCGCGAGCCTCGTGATCGAATACGTGGACGGCGCGCTCCGTCTGCACGACAACCCCATCGGCGTGCTGACCAACGCGCCCAACTTCGACTGGATGATCCAGAACCTGAGCAACTACGTGAACCTCTCGCCCGACAACGCCGCGGGCGCGACCTTCAGCGGCGTGAACGTCACCCCCTTCAGCCAGGGGTCCGGCCTGCACGGGCTGCCGGGCGACTTCACCTCCCCCAGCCGGTTCGTGCGCATGGTGGCGCTCACCCAGTCCACCGTGCCGGTCAAGACCGTGGACGCGGGCATCGCCCTGGCCATGACGGTGATCAACAACGTGGACATCCCCATCGGGGCCGTTCGCCAGAAGACCGACACGGGCGTCGTGCTGGAAGTCACGGATTGGGCCGTGGTGGCGGACCTCTCCCGCAAGCGCTACTACTACCGCACCTACGAGAACAAGAACTGGCGCTACGTGGATCTGGCCAAGGCCCTCGCGGGCGCGAAGACGGTGATGAACATCTCCATCGACACCCCGGCCGACTATCCCGAAGTGTCCGCTTCGGCCAGGCCCATGCAGCCGTGA
- a CDS encoding SphA family protein → MNRSRKGFSRLLRAAFAVAAALGLLASARTPVLATEGGTSHYIQGSYGDFLMGFIPAEGFYVRNDFIYLAQSMSQTFHGGRIYSKVNAYTSIDLLKLSYVAEVPAMGGYLGLAAGVPIIVNTNVGGSLNIQDQRNRRQYSKTGDGDRGGLSDVFLAPLAAWNFGECHLVVMPTVFFPTGYYDKKVLTNLGMNYYTFDANMAFTWLNAKGYEFSFNAGYMINSRNTATRYTSGNQFHLDWTAAYHYDQRLAFGLVGYVVAQTTPDSGPGASLGAFYSSSAGLGPILSYTASIGGKDVSFIAKWLCDVGAENRMTGNAVYASVAAKF, encoded by the coding sequence ATGAACAGGTCACGCAAGGGATTTTCGAGGCTTCTCCGGGCGGCGTTCGCCGTGGCGGCGGCGCTGGGGCTGCTCGCGTCCGCGCGGACGCCCGTGCTGGCCACCGAGGGCGGCACGAGCCACTACATCCAGGGCTCCTACGGCGACTTCCTCATGGGGTTCATCCCCGCCGAGGGATTCTACGTCCGCAACGACTTCATCTACCTGGCCCAGAGCATGAGCCAGACATTCCACGGCGGCAGGATCTACAGCAAGGTCAACGCCTACACCTCCATCGACCTCCTCAAGCTGAGCTACGTGGCGGAAGTGCCAGCCATGGGCGGCTATCTCGGCCTGGCCGCCGGCGTGCCCATCATCGTAAACACCAACGTGGGGGGCTCCCTCAACATCCAGGACCAGCGCAACCGGCGGCAGTATTCCAAGACCGGGGACGGCGACAGGGGCGGCCTCTCCGACGTCTTCCTGGCCCCCCTGGCGGCCTGGAACTTCGGCGAGTGCCACCTGGTGGTCATGCCCACCGTGTTCTTCCCCACCGGCTACTACGACAAGAAGGTGCTCACCAACCTGGGCATGAACTACTACACCTTCGACGCCAACATGGCGTTCACGTGGCTCAACGCCAAGGGGTACGAGTTCTCTTTCAACGCCGGGTACATGATCAATTCGCGGAACACCGCCACCCGTTACACCTCCGGCAACCAGTTCCACCTGGACTGGACGGCGGCCTACCACTACGATCAGCGCCTGGCTTTCGGGCTGGTGGGCTACGTGGTGGCCCAGACCACGCCGGATTCGGGGCCGGGGGCGAGCCTCGGGGCGTTCTATTCCTCCAGCGCGGGCCTGGGGCCGATCCTCAGCTACACGGCCTCCATCGGCGGCAAGGACGTGAGCTTCATCGCCAAATGGCTCTGCGACGTGGGCGCGGAGAACCGCATGACCGGTAACGCAGTGTACGCCTCCGTGGCCGCCAAGTTCTGA
- a CDS encoding sensor domain-containing diguanylate cyclase — MLSCKARNKLLTKIVGLLVLVFLPAMGSIVYLNMALHDRGLQDARDKLDRTVRGFEIYQNMLVTEIREILEVVSVLPEVRQADTGRIEETFRRLHRREGYLSNIFLTDPEGRVIASGVPDPAGVNVEERRYFRAARDSGGFSAGEYALGRITGVPVLHFAFPVQDDAGTFAGVAAVALNLNQYREVFRDVALPDGAAVGVYDANGVLLLRSPEASEVYQVGSSMRGDFYALLNRGDRRGCFERTGSDGVEKVYFYARFTLPEEREPYLFVLLELPRDTFAGPVDRAALLIYAVTGFSILLGLAGGYVLYKRVLVDRLHSLGGMMESLAAGDACLLPENFGDDEIGRLGSRFMDMAREVAAKDDLLLASANTDALTGLFNRRKFNADLEHQVKLARRHERPLSLVLFDIDHFKAVNDRLGHVAGDEVLHAVALAARAALRSTDLVYRVGGEEFAVLAPETPGEAGLAVAEKIRLAVEACQVEHGAERVQVTVSAGTACLGDSAADAQELYRQADDALYAAKRAGRNRSVAAHTDGFCGDEPPGREKAA, encoded by the coding sequence ATGCTGTCCTGCAAGGCCCGCAACAAGCTGCTCACCAAGATCGTCGGCCTGCTGGTGCTGGTGTTTCTGCCTGCCATGGGTTCCATCGTCTATCTCAACATGGCCCTCCACGACCGTGGTCTCCAGGACGCCCGGGACAAGCTGGACCGCACGGTGCGCGGCTTCGAGATCTACCAGAACATGCTCGTCACCGAGATCCGGGAAATCCTGGAGGTGGTTTCGGTGCTGCCCGAGGTGCGCCAGGCCGACACGGGCCGCATCGAAGAGACCTTCCGACGCCTGCACCGCCGTGAAGGCTACCTGAGCAACATCTTCCTGACGGACCCTGAGGGCAGGGTGATCGCCTCGGGCGTGCCGGACCCCGCAGGCGTCAATGTGGAGGAGCGGCGCTATTTCCGGGCCGCCCGTGATAGCGGCGGCTTCAGCGCCGGGGAGTACGCCCTGGGGCGCATCACGGGCGTGCCCGTGCTGCACTTCGCGTTTCCCGTGCAGGACGACGCGGGGACCTTCGCCGGTGTGGCGGCCGTGGCCCTGAACCTCAACCAATACCGCGAGGTATTCCGCGACGTGGCCCTGCCAGATGGGGCCGCCGTGGGCGTGTACGACGCCAACGGCGTGCTGCTCCTGCGCTCTCCGGAGGCTAGCGAAGTCTACCAGGTGGGTTCGTCCATGCGGGGCGACTTCTACGCGCTGCTCAACCGGGGCGACCGGCGCGGGTGCTTCGAGCGCACGGGGTCCGACGGCGTGGAGAAGGTCTACTTCTACGCGCGCTTCACGCTGCCCGAGGAGCGCGAGCCCTACCTTTTCGTGCTGCTGGAGCTGCCGCGCGACACCTTCGCCGGCCCCGTGGACCGCGCCGCCCTGCTCATCTACGCCGTGACGGGCTTCTCCATCCTGCTGGGCCTGGCCGGGGGCTACGTGCTCTACAAGCGGGTGCTCGTGGACCGGCTGCACTCCCTGGGCGGGATGATGGAAAGCCTGGCCGCAGGCGACGCCTGCCTGCTGCCCGAGAACTTCGGCGACGACGAGATCGGCAGGCTGGGCAGCCGCTTCATGGACATGGCGCGCGAAGTCGCCGCCAAAGACGACCTGCTCCTGGCCAGCGCCAACACGGACGCCCTCACCGGGCTCTTCAACCGCCGCAAGTTCAACGCCGACCTGGAGCATCAGGTGAAGCTCGCCAGGCGCCACGAGCGCCCGCTCTCGCTGGTGCTTTTCGACATCGACCACTTCAAGGCCGTGAATGACCGCCTCGGCCACGTGGCGGGCGACGAGGTGCTCCATGCCGTGGCTCTGGCCGCGCGCGCCGCGCTGCGCTCCACGGATCTCGTCTACCGCGTGGGCGGGGAGGAGTTCGCGGTGCTCGCGCCGGAAACGCCCGGCGAAGCGGGCCTGGCCGTGGCGGAAAAGATCCGCCTGGCGGTGGAGGCCTGCCAGGTGGAGCACGGCGCGGAGAGGGTCCAGGTGACGGTGAGCGCCGGGACGGCGTGCCTCGGTGACAGCGCTGCGGACGCGCAGGAACTCTACCGCCAGGCCGACGACGCCCTCTACGCGGCCAAGCGCGCCGGCCGCAACCGCAGCGTCGCGGCGCACACGGACGGATTCTGCGGCGACGAACCGCCCGGGCGGGAGAAGGCGGCGTGA